Within the Pseudomonadota bacterium genome, the region GTGTAGCCCTGAAACGCGTCCACCGCGAGCGCCTCAATGTGGTAGCCCGAGGGGCGTTGGTTCTCCGGAACAGACGAGAAGATTTGCTTCACCACCTTGATTGTGGGAACAGCCTTGCCTGAGCAAGCTTGGTTAACTTCTGTGAGCTTCCTGGAGAACCGTTCGGGAGATATCGAAGCCCAGCCGGTGCAGCTAGCGTTAGAGATCTTCAGACTGCCCCCTTCGCGAAGAACGGGAATCAGCTCGATCGTCGCATCGGCGTACTCAATCCGTATGGCGAACCCGTCTCGCTCAACCACTGTATTAGGGAGGCGCTCGCGCATCCGCGTCAGCAGGTACTGGCACACCTCCTCTGGACTCTTCCCAGCCAATTCCGAGCCGTCCAAGATGACCATCGCATCCACATCGCTGATGCCATCCGCATACGTGTTCTTCGCGACAGAACCGCCAAATAGAAGGTCTAGGGTGCCCTCGACGTCCTTCTCAAGGGCCTTCTTGATCGTCTCGAGGTGAGATGCCACAGCCTCCGTATCGCGTTCGTTGAGGTTGCTTAGCGCGTCGCCCAGGAGGGACGCGACGGCGGCTTCGTACTCGGCAGAATCGAGGTCTGTCCCGGCCTGGCGAATTTTGTCAGCCAGAGTTCCGGGTTTGCCTCCCCAATGCCCTTCGCCCGAGCTACCCATTACAACCTCCTCCGTAGCTTGGCCCGTGTGCGAAGGGCGTCGAATGCTTCGCGAACGATAGTGGAACTCGGACCGAGTCGTGAGAAATCAAAGTCGATTGCGAATTTGCTCATCGCCAATCTCATCCTCTCTAGGTAGAAGATGTTCTCTTTGACCATGCGCGCATAAGCGTTTTGATCAGATGTGTCTGGGGTGCCAACGAGTGCCGCGTAGTTCCGCCGGCTAATGGCCGTGCCGTTTGTGAATCCGTATCGCAGCCAGCTAAGCCCGTCGAAAACATCTGCGCCGGAGACGAAGTAGAGAAGCGTCGTAAGGGCATCGAGGGCGCCAAAAATATGTATTGGCACGTCGACGCCAGCGGCATCGCAATCCAGCCTCAGCAGGGCAATGTTCTCCATGCGGTCAAGTAGAGATGAGCCTAGCTCCTCCTCCGTCAGGCCGATGATGTTGAAGTCAGACAACGGAGAGGGATCGGCACGGACCGTTGAGAGAACGCCCGTCAAGAACTCCGATGTCGTCGTCTCCGGCTTCAAGAGAAACACTCGAAGGTGCTTTCGAGGGAGCAGGCTCTCCCGGGCGGACTCCAGCTGGGCGTCCAAGTGGACCCGAAGCTCAGGCTCGTCGTAGCTCACCATTGCTGCCGAAACGTGCTCCGGCCAGCTTTCGAGGAGTCTGTCGTATGTGTCCCGGTTCCATTCAAGAGGTGAGTGCGGCACGTGGCGGTCAGCAGAGAGATCGTGCTCTATGCGAAGCTCGTAGCCGCCGCTGTCCAGGAAGATCACATCGGGAGCGGGCAAAGCTGCAGCTGACGGGAGCAGCTCATGGTGTATGTCGTATCCGCTGACCAGATATGACGCGGTAATGCTCTCCGCCGCGCCCTCAAAGATCTCCGCGATCACGGAGGCGCCTGATTTCTTAGTAGGGAAGCCTTTGCTTGAGAAGGA harbors:
- a CDS encoding nucleotidyltransferase; the protein is MGSSGEGHWGGKPGTLADKIRQAGTDLDSAEYEAAVASLLGDALSNLNERDTEAVASHLETIKKALEKDVEGTLDLLFGGSVAKNTYADGISDVDAMVILDGSELAGKSPEEVCQYLLTRMRERLPNTVVERDGFAIRIEYADATIELIPVLREGGSLKISNASCTGWASISPERFSRKLTEVNQACSGKAVPTIKVVKQIFSSVPENQRPSGYHIEALAVDAFQGYTGPRTTKAMVEHFFTVSAEAIKAPMTDTTGQSAAVDDYLGKQGSVERMLVANAMARIARRIRVADGAQSVDHWKELLGSD